From the genome of Vigna angularis cultivar LongXiaoDou No.4 chromosome 11, ASM1680809v1, whole genome shotgun sequence, one region includes:
- the LOC108334152 gene encoding beta-galactosidase 8 — MRATRVVLVLFWFLSIHTPGLFCANVEYDHRALVIDGKRRVLISGSIHYPRSTPEMWPDLIQKSKDGGLDVIETYVFWNIHEPVRAQYDFDGRKDLVKFVKTVAAAGLYVHLRIGPYVCAEWNYGGFPLWLHFIPGIKFRTDNEPFKAEMKRFTAKIVDMMKQENLYASQGGPIILSQIENEYGNIDSSYGAAGKSYIKWAATMATSLDTGVPWVMCQQADAPDPIINTCNGFYCDQFTPNSNTKPKMWTENWSGWFLSFGGAVPFRPVEDLAFAVARFFQRGGTFQNYYMYHGGTNFDRTSGGPFIATSYDYDAPIDEYGIVRQPKWGHLKDVHKAIKLCEEALIATDPSIVSLGPNLEAAVYKTGSVCSAFLANVDTKSDVTVNFSGNSYHLPAWSVSILPDCKNVVLNTAKINSASSFSSFTKESSKEDVGSSETSSTGWSWISEPVGISKADSFSQNGLFEQINTTADKSDYLWYSLSIDHDDGASSQTSLHIESLGHGLHAFINGKLAGSQAGNSGKAKFTVDIPVTLVAGKNTIDLLSLTVGLQNYGAFFDLSGAGITGPVILKGLENGNTLDLSSQKWTYQVGLKGEDFGLSSGSSGQWNSQSTFPKNQPLTWYKTTFAAPSGTSPVAIDFTGMRKGEAWVNGQSIGRYWPTFVASDAGCTDSCNYRGPYSASKCRRNCGKPSQTLYHVPRSWLKPSGNILVLFEEKGGDPTQISFVTKQIESLCAHVSDSHPPPVELWNSYTESGREVGPVLSLICPQHNQVISSIKFASYGTPLGTCGNFYHGRCSSNKALSIVQKACIGSSSCSVGVSIDTFGDPCRGVAKSLAVEATCA; from the exons ATGAGAGCGACGCGTGTTGTGttggttttgttttggtttCTCAGTATTCACACTCCCGGGTTGTTCTGTGCCAATGTGGAGTATGATCACAGAGCATTAGTCATCGATGGCAAACGCAGGGTCTTGATCTCCGGTTCCATTCATTACCCTCGTAGTACTCCAGag ATGTGGCCTGACCTTATTCAAAAATCCAAAGATGGAGGATTGGATGTAATAGAGACTTATGTTTTCTGGAACATACACGAACCAGTTCGAGCACAG TATGACTTTGATGGGAGGAAGGACTTGGTGAAATTTGTGAAGACAGTGGCAGCGGCTGGTCTCTATGTGCATCTCCGCATTGGTCCATACGTTTGTGCTGAATGGAACTATGG TGGTTTCCCTCTTTGGTTGCACTTCATTCCGGGAATCAAGTTCCGAACTGATAATGAGCCCTTCAAG GCAGAAATGAAGCGGTTCACTGCCAAAATTGTTGATATGATGAAGCAAGAGAACCTATATGCGTCACAGGGAGGGCCTATTATTTTATCTCag ATTGAAAATGAGTATGGAAACATTGATTCTTCCTACGGTGCTGCGGGAAAATCCTACATCAAGTGGGCAGCAACTATGGCTACATCTCTTGATACAGGGGTTCCATGGGTCATGTGTCAACAAGCTGATGCTCCTGATCCAATT ATTAATACATGCAATGGATTTTACTGCGATCAATTTACACCAAACTCTAACACAAAACCAAAAATGTGGACTGAGAATTGGAGTGGATG GTTTCTTTCATTTGGTGGCGCTGTTCCTTTCAGACCTGTGGAAGATCTTGCTTTTGCTGTGGCACGCTTTTTTCAGCGAGGAGGAACATTTCAAAATTACTATATG TACCATGGAGGGACCAACTTTGACCGAACTTCTGGTGGACCTTTCATTGCTACAAGTTATGATTATGATGCACCAATTGATGAGTATG GAATTGTTAGACAGCCTAAGTGGGGTCACCTTAAAGATGTTCATAAGGCCATAAAGCTTTGTGAAGAAGCATTGATAGCTACTGATCCATCAATTGTATCCCTTGGTCCAAACCTTGAG GCTGCAGTTTACAAGACAGGATCTGTATGTTCAGCCTTCCTTGCTAATGTAGACACCAAATCTGATGTAACCGTAAATTTCAGTGGCAACTCATATCACTTGCCTGCATGGTCTGTGAGCATCTTACCAGACTGCAAAAATGTAGTGCTTAACACTGCAAAG ATTaattctgcttcttcattttcaaGCTTCACAAAAGAATCTTCAAAAGAAGATGTTGGTTCTTCAGAAACTTCTAGTACAGGATGGAGTTGGATAAGTGAACCAGTGGGTATTTCAAAGGCCGATTCATTCTCACAAAATGGATTATTTGAGCAAATAAATACAACTGCTGATAAAAGTGATTACTTGTGGTACTCATTAAG cATTGATCATGACGATGGTGCTAGTTCTCAAACGTCCCTGCATATTGAGTCGCTTGGTCATGGCCTTCATGCTTTCATCAATGGGAAGCTTGCAG GGAGTCAAGCAGGCAACAGTGGCAAAGCTAAGTTCACTGTGGACATCCCTGTCACCCTAGTGGCTGGAAAGAACACAATTGATCTCTTGAGTTTAACTGTGGGACTTCAG AACTATGGAGCATTTTTTGACTTATCAGGAGCGGGGATCACTGGTCCAGTGATACTGAAAGGTTTGGAGAATGGCAATACACTTGATCTCTCCTCCCAGAAGTGGACATATCAA GTTGGACTCAAAGGTGAAGACTTTGGCCTGTCTAGTGGAAGTTCTGGACAGTGGAATTCGCAATCTACCTTCCCTAAGAACCAACCTTTGACTTGGTACAAG ACAACCTTTGCTGCTCCATCCGGCACAAGTCCAGTAGCAATTGACTTCACGGGAATGAGGAAAGGTGAGGCTTGGGTGAATGGGCAGAGCATTGGCCGCTACTGGCCTACATTTGTAGCTTCAGATGCTGGTTGCACAGACTCTTGCAATTATAGAGGACCTTACAGTGCATCCAAATGCCGCAGGAATTGTGGAAAACCATCACAGACATT GTATCATGTACCACGATCGTGGTTGAAACCAAGTGGCAACATCCTTGTTTTGTTTGAGGAAAAGGGAGGTGATCCAACACAAATATCTTTTGTCACAAAACAGATAGAAAGTTTGTGTGCACATGTATCTGATTCTCATCCACCACCAGTAGAATTGTGGAACTCATACACAGAATCAGGAAGAGAAGTAGGTCCTGTACTATCACTCATATGCCCTCAGCATAATCAGGTCATCTCTTCCATTAAATTTGCAAGCTACGGAACCCCACTTGGAACTTGTGGGAACTTTTACCACGGACGCTGCAGCAGCAACAAGGCTTTGTCTATAGTGCAGAAG GCCTGCATTGGATCAAGCAGTTGTAGTGTTGGAGTGTCAATTGATACATTTGGAGATCCTTGTAGAGGAGTTGCAAAGAGTTTAGCTGTTGAAGCTACCTGTGCATAG
- the LOC108334308 gene encoding serine/threonine-protein kinase GRIK2 isoform X1 — protein MGDYKRFSFSKMIGCCGCFGFVKKPRRRRAKRSINNFLSHGLLYDGETEGDESFSGDVTSNATSGDDNEAHAVRNRSEDILNFRAENGMVCRPHPVKETFELVRSEDEHGNKMINEYIREYKIGSGSYAKVALYRSCFDGNHYAIKSFHKSHLQKLRVAPFETAMTDVLREVLIMKMVEHPNIVNLIEVIDDPESDDFYMVLEYVEGKWVCEGTGRPCALGEETARKYLRDIVSGLTYLHAHNIVHGDIKPDNLLITRHGKVKIVDFSVSQAFEDGNDELRRSPGTPVFTAPECCLGLTYHGKASDTWAVGVTLYCMILGEYPFLGDTLQDTYDKIVNDPLVLPDDINPQLKNLIEGLLCKDPEKRMTLGDVAEHVWVIGNDGPLPGYLCWCKRKSLLAADCDESNIPLLDPH, from the exons ATGGGAGATTATAAGagattttcattttccaaaatgATTGGCTGCTGTGGTTGCTTCGGATTTGTGAAAAAACCTAGACGGCGTCGGGCTAAGCGTAGCATCAACAATTTCCTCTCCCATGGCCTATTATATGATGGAGAAACTGAAGGTGATGAGTCGTTTAGTGGTGATGTTACTAGTAACGCCACCAGTGGAGATGATAATGAGGCGCATGCTGTACGGAATCGTTCCGAGGATATTTTGAACTTTAGAGCTGAGAATGGCATGGTTTGTAGGCCACATCCTGTCAAGGAGACTTTTGAACTTGTTCGCTCAGAG GATGAACATGGGAACAAGATGATAAATGAATACATCCGAGAGTACAAAATTGGTTCTGGAAGCTATGCCAAAGTG GCTCTTTATCGAAGTTGCTTTGACGGAAATCACTATGCAATTAAG TCCTTTCACAAGTCTCATTTACAAAAGCTTCGCGTTGCACCCTTTGAGACGGCCATGACTGATGTTCTAAGGGAG GTACTGATTATGAAAATGGTGGAACATCCTAATATAGTCAATCTCATTGAAGTTATTGATGACCCAGAGTCGGATGACTTCTACATGG TACTTGAATATGTGGAAGGCAAATGGGTCTGTGAGGGTACAGGTCGTCCTTGTGCATTAGGTGAAGAGACCGCTAGGAAATACTTGCGTGATATAGTCTCAGGATTAACATATCTCCATGCTCAC AATATAGTGCATGGGGATATAAAACCTGATAATCTGTTGATTACTCGTCATGGCAAAGTAAAGATAGTGGATTTCAGTGTCAGCCAGGCTTTTGAG GATGGCAATGATGAACTTCGTCGATCACCTGGCACCCCTGTTTTCACTGCACCAGAATGTTGTTTAG GTCTTACTTATCATGGTAAAGCTTCTGACACGTGGGCCGTAGGAGTTACTTTGTACTGTATGATATTGGGTGAATACCCATTTCTTGGAGATACACTTCAAGATACATATGACAAA ATAGTCAATGATCCTTTAGTTCTGCCAGATGACATTAATCCCCAGTTAAAGAACTTAATAGAAGGATTACTGTGCAAAG ACCCAGAAAAAAGGATGACATTGGGCGATGTTGCCGAGCATGTCTGGGTTATTGGAAATGATGGGCCGCTTCCTGGGTACTTATGTTGGTGCAAACGCAAGAGTCTGTTGGCTGCTGATTGTGATGAGAGCAATATACCCTTGCTTGATCCACATTGA
- the LOC108334308 gene encoding serine/threonine-protein kinase GRIK2 isoform X2 encodes MGDYKRFSFSKMIGCCGCFGFVKKPRRRRAKRSINNFLSHGLLYDGETEGDESFSGDVTSNATSGDDNEAHAVRNRSEDILNFRAENGMVCRPHPVKETFELVRSEDEHGNKMINEYIREYKIGSGSYAKVALYRSCFDGNHYAIKVLIMKMVEHPNIVNLIEVIDDPESDDFYMVLEYVEGKWVCEGTGRPCALGEETARKYLRDIVSGLTYLHAHNIVHGDIKPDNLLITRHGKVKIVDFSVSQAFEDGNDELRRSPGTPVFTAPECCLGLTYHGKASDTWAVGVTLYCMILGEYPFLGDTLQDTYDKIVNDPLVLPDDINPQLKNLIEGLLCKDPEKRMTLGDVAEHVWVIGNDGPLPGYLCWCKRKSLLAADCDESNIPLLDPH; translated from the exons ATGGGAGATTATAAGagattttcattttccaaaatgATTGGCTGCTGTGGTTGCTTCGGATTTGTGAAAAAACCTAGACGGCGTCGGGCTAAGCGTAGCATCAACAATTTCCTCTCCCATGGCCTATTATATGATGGAGAAACTGAAGGTGATGAGTCGTTTAGTGGTGATGTTACTAGTAACGCCACCAGTGGAGATGATAATGAGGCGCATGCTGTACGGAATCGTTCCGAGGATATTTTGAACTTTAGAGCTGAGAATGGCATGGTTTGTAGGCCACATCCTGTCAAGGAGACTTTTGAACTTGTTCGCTCAGAG GATGAACATGGGAACAAGATGATAAATGAATACATCCGAGAGTACAAAATTGGTTCTGGAAGCTATGCCAAAGTG GCTCTTTATCGAAGTTGCTTTGACGGAAATCACTATGCAATTAAG GTACTGATTATGAAAATGGTGGAACATCCTAATATAGTCAATCTCATTGAAGTTATTGATGACCCAGAGTCGGATGACTTCTACATGG TACTTGAATATGTGGAAGGCAAATGGGTCTGTGAGGGTACAGGTCGTCCTTGTGCATTAGGTGAAGAGACCGCTAGGAAATACTTGCGTGATATAGTCTCAGGATTAACATATCTCCATGCTCAC AATATAGTGCATGGGGATATAAAACCTGATAATCTGTTGATTACTCGTCATGGCAAAGTAAAGATAGTGGATTTCAGTGTCAGCCAGGCTTTTGAG GATGGCAATGATGAACTTCGTCGATCACCTGGCACCCCTGTTTTCACTGCACCAGAATGTTGTTTAG GTCTTACTTATCATGGTAAAGCTTCTGACACGTGGGCCGTAGGAGTTACTTTGTACTGTATGATATTGGGTGAATACCCATTTCTTGGAGATACACTTCAAGATACATATGACAAA ATAGTCAATGATCCTTTAGTTCTGCCAGATGACATTAATCCCCAGTTAAAGAACTTAATAGAAGGATTACTGTGCAAAG ACCCAGAAAAAAGGATGACATTGGGCGATGTTGCCGAGCATGTCTGGGTTATTGGAAATGATGGGCCGCTTCCTGGGTACTTATGTTGGTGCAAACGCAAGAGTCTGTTGGCTGCTGATTGTGATGAGAGCAATATACCCTTGCTTGATCCACATTGA